The genomic segment CGACCTCGCGCGCAATCCACGCAATCCTCGGTCGCTCTTCGGCCTCTCGATCGCGCTCGAGGGGGAAGGCAGCGCCGACGACGCCGCTTACGTGAAGGCGCAATTCACGCGCGGCTGGGTCGGTGAAACACTCTCCATCAACGACCTCTTCTAAGAGACCAGCTAAGAGATCCGGCAGGCGTCGAGGCGCGTTCGATTCGAATGTTGGCCTGAGGGATAGCACGTGATGCCGATCGAGATTGTGCTCGCGGAGAAAAAAGCATGAACGCACGTTTGGCGGCGATCGCGGCCGCGCTGGCGCTGACGGGCGGGGCGGCGTCGTACGCGCGCGGCGGCGACTCGGTGTTGCCGAACGGCTGGATAGTCCGGCCGCCGAACGGACTTTCGCGAGAGACGGAGACCATGCCTCAAGGTGCGGCAGCGTCGCCGGACGGGACTTCCCTCGCAGTGGTCACATCCGGCGTCAACCCCGCGGCACTGCTCGTGTACGATGTCGCGACGCTCGCTCAAAAGGCAGAAATACCTCTTGCGGGAGCGTTTGGCCGCCCACTCTGGCTGGACGCAGATCATGTCCTTGTCGCCGGAGATAACGCGGATGCCCTCTTCAACATAGATCTCGCCTCGAAGTCGATTCGCACGATACCGATGGCGCACGGATCACATCCGATCGCGATCGCTAAGAGCGGCGGCATCTACGCTGTGGCGGGCGACGGCGACGGCTCGGTGCGGATCGGCGCGCTTGATGAACTCGCCCGCGCACGGCCGACCAAAATCGGACTGCATCCCGGACCGCTTGTTTTCTCTCAGGATGGCCGGACCGTTTTCGCCACGGACCGATCGGGCAGCCGCGTGGTCGCTATCGATCGAACTTCTCTCCTCACAACAAGAATTTCCACCGGGCTGCATCCATCTGATCTCCTGATCGAAGGTTCGGATCTGTATGTCGCGGCCAGCGACGCGGATGCCGTGGATGTCATCGACACCACCACCCACCGAAGGTCGGCCACTATTTTCGTGGGCGATCAGAATGGCGGCGACCGCCTTTCCGGATCGTCGCCCAATGCGCTCGCCGCGCATGACGCTCTTGTGTTTGTGACCTTGGGTGCCGCGAATTCAGTGGCGGTTTTGCGCGATCATCGTTTCGTCACGCGCATCGCCGCCGGATGGTATCCGACCGACGTGGTGCCGATCGGAAGACAGCTGTACATCATCGATGGCAAAGGCGAGCGGACGCACGCTAACCCGCGCTTCAATCCGAGGAGCACGAGCAACGTCGACTATATCGGCGCGATCCAATACGGCTCGATCAGGACGTTCGATCTCGATCGCCTTGGAGCGAGCGAAGGCAATCCGCAAGGCGCAGTTGGATGGCAAGATGCAGGTCAGGATGCCGTCGTCCGGCCCCATGGCCCGATCAAGCACGTCTTCTTCATACTGAAGGAAAACCGGTCGTACGATCAAGTGCTCGGCGACATGAGCTCCGGAAACGGCGATCCGAAACTCGTCTGGTTCGGCGCCAAGGTCACGCCGAACCAACACTCGCTCGCGAAGCAGTTCGGGCTGTTCGACGACACATACACAAGCGGGGAGGTCAGCGACCCCGGGCACAACTGGTCGGATGCGGCGTTCGCGAACGACTTCGTGGAACGGTTCTGGCCGCCGACATACGGCGGCAGACGCGACGACGACGAGACGTTCACCGGATGGGGCGCCAGCACGGCGCGCAATGGCTACATGTGGGATGCAGCCGCCGCCGCCCACGTGTCATTTCGCGATTATGGCGAATTGGCGACCGTCAAGCGGCTCGTCGCTACCGAACCGATCGCTCCGACGCTGCACGGACGCTACGATCCGAACTATGTAGGCTGGGATCTCGATTACAGCGATGTGGACCGCGTCAAGGAGTGGAGCCGCGAATTCGACGCGTTCGAAAAGAGCGGCACTCTGCCGCAGCTCGAGTACATCTGGTTGCCCAACGATCACACATACGGCAGCCGGCCGGGCAAGCTGACTCCGGTCGCTCTCGTGGCGCAAAATGATTACGCGCTCGGCTTGATCGTGCAGAAGATCTCGCACTCGCCCGCGTGGAGCTCGTCGGCCGTTTTTATCATCGAGGATGACTCGCAGGACGGAGCCGATCACGTGAGCGATCAACGCACCACGTTCTACCTCGCATCGCCCTTCGCTCGCGGCGGCGTGATTCACGATCACTATGCCACGGTGAGCGTGCTTCGAACCATCGAGATCATCCTCGGCATGCGGCCGCTCTCCACATACGACGCGATGGCCGTACCCTTGTATCACGCCTTTTCCGCGACCGCAAACGCCCCGCCATTTCGAGCGCTTCGACCGATGGTCGATATCACTGCAAAAAACTCGGTGACAGCCTTCGGCGCGCGCGTCAGTGAAACGCTCGACTTCTCGCGGCCCGACGCCACGCCGCCTGGAATACTCTTCAATATCCTCGCGCACAATCGATCGACCTCGCATCGATGAATGAAGGGGCCGCCAAGACTAATGAAGGGGCCGACGCCAGTCGGCCCACTTTGCATGCGCCTGGGCGCACGGGGAGTCCGAGTGAGGCTCCGAGCGTCCTGGAGATCGGCCTATATTTTCTTCGACTTGGCGCTGTGGGCTTTGGGGGACCGGTCGCGCTGGCGAATCATATGCGCACAGATCTTGCCGAGAAGCGGCATTGGCTGACGCCCCAGGAGTACGATGAAGGCCTTGCGATAGCCACAGCGTGCCCCGGCCCCCTCGCGTACCAACTCGGCATATATTGCGGATACATACTGCGCGGGTTTAGCGGGGCTTTGACCGCAGCGATCGCGTTCGCGATCGCGCCATTTGCCATAGTCGTGACCGCCGGATACCTCTACGTTCGCTTCGCAACTGCGTGGGAGGTCCGCGCGCTCTTCTACGGCATCGGTCCGGTCATCGTGGCGCTCATCGTCAAGGCGTGCTGGAACTTAGCACAAAAAACCGTGCGTGACGACAAGATAGCGTGGCTGATCGCTGCGGCGGCGTGCGCCATCACCTTGATGGTGCAGAAAGAACTGACCGCAATTTTTTTGGCCGCCGGCGTCCTCGGTGTCTTCATTTTTTCGGCCTCTTCGCGTACACCAAGTCATGACGGCAACCATCCGCAGCCCGAAGATACCGTGACGGCGCGGGGAGTGACGCCTTTCGTCGGCATGCTTGCCCTTTGGACGTCCCCTGCGATGACGTCGAAATTGTTCTTTTTCTTCTTCAGGACAGGGTTGCTCGTTTTCGGAAGCGGACTCGTGATCGTGCCATTTCTGAAGACCTACGTCGTCGACCAATACCACTGGCTCAGCCAACAACAGTTTCTGGATTCGGTCGCCATCGGCATGATGACGCCCGGCCCTGTCGTGATAACCGCGACCTTTGTGGGCTATCTGCTAAGCGGATTCGGCGGCGCGATCGCGGCAACGATCGGTATTTTCTTGCCGTCGTTCCTTTTCACGGTGGTGGGCACGCCTCTATTGCGACGATACCGGACAAATGCACGTCTTCAGGGATTCGTGCGCGGCGTGACGGTTGCAGTCGTCGGCGTATTGGTCGGCACGTCATATCTCGTCGGGAAATCGGTGTTGGCAGACGCGCTCACCATTACCGTCGGGCTCACCGCGCTCGCTGCTACCGTCTACTTCAAGCGGGTGCCCGATCCGTTGCTCGTCGCTGCCGGCGCGGTAGTCGGACTGGTAGCCTATCCGCTCATCCATCCGCAACCGCTATAGCGGTGAATTCAGCCGTAACCGCATCACGAGCACGCGGTAGTCGCGCTCGCCCGCGCGAAACGGCTCTTCGGATTCGGTCTTGAATCCATAGCGCTCGTAGAACGCGATCGCGTGCGCATTCAACGAATTGACTCGCAGGGTCATCGAGGTTGCGTTCTTCGCCCGCGCAAACGCGAGGGCTTCGTCCATTAGCCGCTTGCCGAGGCCAAGCCCATGGAAGCGGTAGAACACGTACAAGCGCTCGAGTTCGGTCGCTGCAAATGGCTCTTCGCCTTCGCCACCCACAAGGAGCGCGTATCCGACCGCACAGCTGCCCACGGCGGTCTCGACAACCCACATGCACGCTCGATCGCTTGCGAGCAATTCTCGAAAGTTTTCGGCGCCGAGGGATTTGGTCACATACGCGTACAGATCCGATCCTTGCGCGATCCCAGCGTATGTCTCCAAAATCGTGGCCTGGCCGATCAACGATAAGGCTGACTCGTCACCTGGGCCGCAACGCCGCAACGCAAAGTCCATCTTAGGGCGAAGGGGTGCGTTCGATCGCGATATACGTCACGACGTCCCATGCGTTGCGGATGCCGATGAAGATCAGCAACAGAGCAGCGGCGGCGAGCGCAAAGGGCGCCACGGGCGAGGAATTCAACATGATCGCGCCGGCGAGGATCACGCTGTAGGCAGCGAGAGGAAGGATCGTGTAAAATATCCAGTCTTCGAAGTCCGGCGTGTAATCCTTGAATCGTTTCGTGATAAGCCACACGCGAAGTATATAGAGGTCGGCGAGGATGCCGGCGATCGCGAGCAGCGACGCCGGATACGCAAGCGATGGCCACGGCGCGCTGAGGATCGCGGAGACGAGCAACGCCGCCCCGAAGTGAATGACCGTCGGCGTGCTGAACGCCGAAATCCCGTCACGGTTGCGCTTGCTGCGCTCCACACCGGTGACAAGCGTGATCACGACGAACATCAGGCCCGTGAGTGCACCGGCCGACGATCCGGTGATCGTGTAGAAATTCGACCACGGCCCAAGGACCGACGAAGCGGTTTCAGTCATCTATCTCTCACAGCGCCAAGCGACGTCGCAGCTTCGCGAGCCGCTCTCTCACCGGTTTGAAGCGCTCCATTCACCGTGCCGCCCTGGCCGTCATTCGACGTCGCCTCGCCCGCGAAGAATAACGCGTCATCGAGCGGCTCTGCAAGCGCTGCGCGCGGACCATCGGCGCCGACGGTGACGTAGCTGTACGCGCCACGCGCGAATGGATCGCCGCTCCAGTCGTGCATGAATGCCGCGTCGAATTCCCGGCGTGCAAGGTCGAGTGCTCCGAACATGGACCCGAACCCGTCGAGCGCGCGTTCGATACGTTCCTTCGGGGACATTCCTCGGAGCGCTATAGCCTTTGGGCCACCTGCCCATGCCACGATCAGGCTACTTCGCCGCGGAAACTGCGTCCAATACGCCGGAAACGGCTGATCCAAGCAGCGAAAAAAGCCGGCGTCGCGATAGCGCCCGCCGTGGAGGCGCCCCCAGAATGCAGTCCGGAACCAGAGATTGATCTTGACCACGTGGCCCATCTCGATGCGTCGAAGCGCCTCGTGTTTGAACGCGGGGAGATCTGGGTCGAAGACGACCGCCTCGTCGGCGCCGCCCTGGCGCAATACGCCGATCGGCAGCGTCACGATTGCCGTTCGGGCACGAAACGAGCGCCCTTCTCCAGCATCGAGTTGCGCATCGATCTGTATCGAACCGCGGCGCCACGAGATCCTGCGAACGACGGTCGAAAGAGAGATACGGACTCCGGCCGCGATACAGTCGTCGCGAAGTCGATCGAACATCGGTCCGTAGCCGCCGACTGGCCGCGCGCTTGCAAAGTCCGCGCCGGCATATATCTCGTCCGCGATGGAGCGCACGCTTGCGATCGCCGGGTCCGCGGCGTCAAAGCCTTCGACGAAGGCTCGCGCCATCTCGGCCGCATCCCGCATCGAATCGTCGTTTTCGAAGCGGCGAAGAAATCGATCGACCGTTTCGTCTTCCCGAAGTTTGCGAGCTTCTTCGAAGATGCGCGCGGCGATCATGAAGTCGCGCTCGTCACGATGCAAGTCGTCGTCTTCGCCGCGCGTCCACGACTCGCCGCCGGTGTCCACGCTTGAGATGCCGGCCTCGCGCAGCAGCATCCTCGTCTCCGGCGCCGGCCCGTGGATAAATTCCGCGCCGAGTTCAGCGCGCACGCCGGACGGTTGCGAAGTGTGCGAGACCACGCGGCCGCCAAGCCGGTCGCGTGCTTCGAGAACGATCACGCGCAGCGATCGGCGGGCGAGACTTCGCGCGGCCGCGAGACCTGCCGCACCCGCGCCGATCACGATCGCGTCCGCATCCGATTCCACCGGTGTCATGCCGTCGGAGCCGTTACCCACGAAACTCGGCAATACCTGACGCCGTCACGAGTTCAGCCTTCCTGATCACTCGCCGGATTTGCGGCCCCACGCCGTCCATATCGTAGGACCATAGGTGCCGACAGCCGGACTCGCCATCCGTCCGGCGACGTATTCGATGTCGGATGAGGTCGCGCCGTGCTGAGTCAGAAGGTCGCGGAGGCGCAAATACGATGAGGCGAGCAGCACCGAACGCGGGCCCCCTCGCTGATAGGTCTGCGATGATTCAGACGCGACATCTCGCAGACCGGCAGTTTCAAATAGCGGTGCGAGCGACGGGCCGAGCTGCATATCCCAACCGGCAGCTCGCGTCGCAGCCGCGAAGGAAGCGGCGACGCGATCGAATGCCGGATCCGGCGCGCTCAAGCGCACGGCCCGAAAATCCGAATCGGAGGCCACGAGCCAACCGCCCGGACGGAGCGCGCGAATCATCCGATGCAGAACAGCCTCATACTCCGGCAGGTGTTCTAGCAGAAGGCGAGAGTGGACGAGATCGACATTCTCCGGCAACTCTTCCCGCCGGATGTCGAGTCGGCGAACCGAAAGAGTCGGCGAAATATGCGGTTCGAGCAGACGCAGGTCAAGGTCGACCGCCAGGACGGAACCGGCCGGCCCGACGCGCTCGGCCAGCCATCGTGAGATCGACCCTGCCCCGGCTCCGACGTCGA from the Candidatus Eremiobacteraceae bacterium genome contains:
- a CDS encoding alkaline phosphatase family protein — encoded protein: MNARLAAIAAALALTGGAASYARGGDSVLPNGWIVRPPNGLSRETETMPQGAAASPDGTSLAVVTSGVNPAALLVYDVATLAQKAEIPLAGAFGRPLWLDADHVLVAGDNADALFNIDLASKSIRTIPMAHGSHPIAIAKSGGIYAVAGDGDGSVRIGALDELARARPTKIGLHPGPLVFSQDGRTVFATDRSGSRVVAIDRTSLLTTRISTGLHPSDLLIEGSDLYVAASDADAVDVIDTTTHRRSATIFVGDQNGGDRLSGSSPNALAAHDALVFVTLGAANSVAVLRDHRFVTRIAAGWYPTDVVPIGRQLYIIDGKGERTHANPRFNPRSTSNVDYIGAIQYGSIRTFDLDRLGASEGNPQGAVGWQDAGQDAVVRPHGPIKHVFFILKENRSYDQVLGDMSSGNGDPKLVWFGAKVTPNQHSLAKQFGLFDDTYTSGEVSDPGHNWSDAAFANDFVERFWPPTYGGRRDDDETFTGWGASTARNGYMWDAAAAAHVSFRDYGELATVKRLVATEPIAPTLHGRYDPNYVGWDLDYSDVDRVKEWSREFDAFEKSGTLPQLEYIWLPNDHTYGSRPGKLTPVALVAQNDYALGLIVQKISHSPAWSSSAVFIIEDDSQDGADHVSDQRTTFYLASPFARGGVIHDHYATVSVLRTIEIILGMRPLSTYDAMAVPLYHAFSATANAPPFRALRPMVDITAKNSVTAFGARVSETLDFSRPDATPPGILFNILAHNRSTSHR
- the chrA gene encoding chromate efflux transporter yields the protein MNEGAAKTNEGADASRPTLHAPGRTGSPSEAPSVLEIGLYFLRLGAVGFGGPVALANHMRTDLAEKRHWLTPQEYDEGLAIATACPGPLAYQLGIYCGYILRGFSGALTAAIAFAIAPFAIVVTAGYLYVRFATAWEVRALFYGIGPVIVALIVKACWNLAQKTVRDDKIAWLIAAAACAITLMVQKELTAIFLAAGVLGVFIFSASSRTPSHDGNHPQPEDTVTARGVTPFVGMLALWTSPAMTSKLFFFFFRTGLLVFGSGLVIVPFLKTYVVDQYHWLSQQQFLDSVAIGMMTPGPVVITATFVGYLLSGFGGAIAATIGIFLPSFLFTVVGTPLLRRYRTNARLQGFVRGVTVAVVGVLVGTSYLVGKSVLADALTITVGLTALAATVYFKRVPDPLLVAAGAVVGLVAYPLIHPQPL
- a CDS encoding GNAT family N-acetyltransferase; translated protein: MIGQATILETYAGIAQGSDLYAYVTKSLGAENFRELLASDRACMWVVETAVGSCAVGYALLVGGEGEEPFAATELERLYVFYRFHGLGLGKRLMDEALAFARAKNATSMTLRVNSLNAHAIAFYERYGFKTESEEPFRAGERDYRVLVMRLRLNSPL
- a CDS encoding NAD(P)/FAD-dependent oxidoreductase, encoding MPSFVGNGSDGMTPVESDADAIVIGAGAAGLAAARSLARRSLRVIVLEARDRLGGRVVSHTSQPSGVRAELGAEFIHGPAPETRMLLREAGISSVDTGGESWTRGEDDDLHRDERDFMIAARIFEEARKLREDETVDRFLRRFENDDSMRDAAEMARAFVEGFDAADPAIASVRSIADEIYAGADFASARPVGGYGPMFDRLRDDCIAAGVRISLSTVVRRISWRRGSIQIDAQLDAGEGRSFRARTAIVTLPIGVLRQGGADEAVVFDPDLPAFKHEALRRIEMGHVVKINLWFRTAFWGRLHGGRYRDAGFFRCLDQPFPAYWTQFPRRSSLIVAWAGGPKAIALRGMSPKERIERALDGFGSMFGALDLARREFDAAFMHDWSGDPFARGAYSYVTVGADGPRAALAEPLDDALFFAGEATSNDGQGGTVNGALQTGERAAREAATSLGAVRDR
- a CDS encoding methyltransferase domain-containing protein; the encoded protein is MSEYTLSQATDPETERQRLALLQQCFDPLSIPCLERTGIAAGWRCIDVGAGAGSISRWLAERVGPAGSVLAVDLDLRLLEPHISPTLSVRRLDIRREELPENVDLVHSRLLLEHLPEYEAVLHRMIRALRPGGWLVASDSDFRAVRLSAPDPAFDRVAASFAAATRAAGWDMQLGPSLAPLFETAGLRDVASESSQTYQRGGPRSVLLASSYLRLRDLLTQHGATSSDIEYVAGRMASPAVGTYGPTIWTAWGRKSGE